A genome region from Micromonospora inyonensis includes the following:
- a CDS encoding septum formation family protein, translated as MRRARRSLAALSLTATLLAGCADAGGLDGDLVDDWAALAAPGPFLPPAGVCQVADFADVVPLATFDPVDCGVPHRVETAHVGTFPPAVTSAPAVDSPAMRAAFADCDTRTSAYVGDEWRVGRLRLSVALPSRGGWAAGARWYRCDVTEVDTVERAGRTVQRTGNLRDALKVASPLRLGCQNARTGAQLGVQTVTPTDCAKAHNAEFVGVWKAPDTRYPAKAADWAPVYTGCRSVLARYAGLPVDDDLRFRTDVVVRPPGAARWKAGDRGVRCYLWLSDRTVTRSLRGAGPAGLPVRTR; from the coding sequence ATGCGCCGTGCGAGGAGGAGCCTGGCCGCGTTGTCGTTGACGGCCACCCTGCTGGCCGGCTGTGCCGACGCGGGCGGGCTGGACGGCGACCTGGTCGACGACTGGGCGGCGCTGGCCGCGCCGGGGCCGTTCCTGCCGCCGGCCGGGGTCTGCCAGGTGGCCGACTTCGCCGACGTGGTGCCACTCGCCACCTTCGATCCGGTGGACTGCGGCGTGCCGCACCGGGTCGAGACCGCCCACGTGGGCACCTTCCCGCCGGCGGTCACCTCGGCTCCGGCCGTCGACTCACCGGCGATGCGGGCCGCGTTCGCCGACTGTGACACCCGCACCTCGGCGTACGTCGGTGACGAGTGGCGGGTGGGGCGGCTGCGGCTCAGCGTGGCGCTGCCGTCGAGGGGCGGCTGGGCGGCCGGTGCGCGCTGGTACCGGTGCGACGTGACCGAGGTCGACACCGTCGAACGGGCCGGCCGGACGGTGCAACGCACCGGGAACCTGCGGGACGCCCTGAAGGTGGCCTCCCCACTGCGGCTGGGCTGCCAGAACGCGCGTACCGGCGCGCAGTTGGGCGTGCAGACGGTCACCCCGACCGACTGCGCCAAGGCGCACAACGCGGAGTTCGTCGGGGTGTGGAAGGCCCCGGACACCCGGTACCCGGCGAAGGCCGCCGACTGGGCCCCGGTCTACACCGGCTGCCGGTCGGTCCTCGCCCGCTACGCCGGCCTGCCGGTCGACGACGACCTGCGGTTCCGCACCGACGTGGTGGTACGCCCACCCGGTGCGGCCCGCTGGAAGGCCGGTGACCGGGGCGTCCGCTGCTATCTCTGGCTCAGCGACCGCACGGTGACCCGCTCGCTCCGGGGGGCCGGTCCGGCCGGCCTGCCCGTCCGTACCCGCTGA
- a CDS encoding glycine betaine ABC transporter substrate-binding protein: protein MRARTRLAIGAVGVFAAAGFLTGCGDAGSSGTEAPEAGASGAGCAPVAGDQLVVLDDDKLLQNTDNVLPAINAKAANPQLVAALDKVSAALDTPKLIALNKAVDVDRKTPKAAAEEFATANNLTEGIAKGPGGSIVVGAANFSENQILGELYRIVLTAAGYQVKVQQIGSRELYEPALEKGEIQVVPEYAATLAEFLNTKANGKDAQPISSPDLAKTVAALKAVGEKAGLTFGTPSAAQDQNAFAVTKAFSDKYGVTTLTQLAEKCSGADTVLAGPPECPQRPKCQVGLVEVYNFKAGSFSSLDAAGPQTKNALKTGAASVGLVLSSDGALAGS from the coding sequence ATGCGCGCACGTACTCGACTGGCGATCGGCGCGGTGGGTGTGTTCGCCGCGGCCGGGTTCCTCACCGGTTGCGGTGACGCCGGTTCCTCCGGCACCGAAGCCCCGGAGGCGGGGGCCTCCGGGGCGGGCTGCGCCCCGGTCGCCGGTGACCAGTTGGTCGTCCTCGATGACGACAAGTTGCTCCAGAACACCGACAACGTCCTTCCGGCGATCAACGCGAAGGCGGCGAACCCGCAGCTCGTCGCCGCGCTCGACAAGGTCTCGGCGGCGCTGGACACGCCGAAGCTGATCGCCTTGAACAAGGCCGTCGACGTGGACCGCAAGACCCCCAAGGCGGCGGCCGAGGAGTTCGCCACGGCGAACAACCTCACCGAGGGCATCGCCAAGGGGCCGGGCGGCTCGATCGTGGTCGGGGCGGCCAACTTCAGCGAGAACCAGATCCTCGGCGAGCTGTACCGGATCGTGCTGACCGCTGCCGGGTACCAGGTGAAGGTGCAGCAGATCGGCAGCCGGGAGCTGTACGAGCCGGCCCTGGAGAAGGGCGAGATCCAGGTCGTCCCGGAGTACGCGGCGACCCTGGCGGAGTTCCTCAACACCAAGGCCAACGGCAAGGACGCCCAGCCGATCTCCTCGCCGGACCTGGCGAAGACCGTCGCTGCGCTCAAGGCCGTCGGGGAGAAGGCCGGCCTGACCTTCGGGACGCCCTCGGCCGCCCAGGACCAGAACGCCTTCGCCGTCACCAAGGCGTTCTCCGACAAGTACGGCGTGACCACCCTCACCCAGCTCGCGGAGAAGTGCTCGGGTGCCGACACGGTGCTCGCCGGTCCGCCGGAGTGCCCGCAGCGGCCGAAGTGCCAGGTCGGCCTGGTCGAGGTCTACAACTTCAAAGCCGGCTCGTTCAGCTCTCTGGACGCGGCCGGCCCGCAGACCAAGAACGCCCTGAAGACCGGCGCCGCCAGTGTGGGCCTGGTCCTCTCCTCCGACGGGGCGCTCGCGGGAAGCTGA
- a CDS encoding type III pantothenate kinase, with product MLLCIDIGNTNTVLATFDGDRLVHSWRIKTDARSTADELGLMFRGLLAGDAVEITGVAACSTVPAALRSLRTMLARYYGDLPSVVVEPGVRTGVQLAIDNPKEVGSDRVVNTLAAYTLYGGPSIVVDFGTTTNFDVISGRGEFLGGAFAPGIEISFDALAARAAQLRKVEATKPRSVIGKNTVECLQSGLYFGFAGQVDRIVERMTEELGEVKAVIATGGLASLVINECRTITHHEPMITLIGLRMVYERNV from the coding sequence GTGCTGCTCTGCATCGACATCGGAAACACCAACACCGTGCTGGCCACGTTCGACGGCGACCGGCTGGTGCACTCCTGGCGGATCAAGACCGACGCCCGGTCGACCGCCGACGAGCTGGGCCTGATGTTCCGGGGCCTGCTCGCCGGGGACGCGGTGGAGATCACCGGGGTCGCCGCCTGCTCCACGGTGCCGGCCGCGCTCCGCTCGCTGCGGACCATGCTGGCCCGTTACTACGGGGACCTGCCCAGTGTCGTCGTCGAGCCGGGAGTGCGCACCGGGGTGCAGCTGGCCATCGACAACCCCAAGGAGGTCGGCTCGGACCGGGTGGTCAACACGCTCGCCGCGTACACCCTCTACGGCGGGCCGTCGATCGTGGTGGACTTCGGCACCACCACCAACTTCGACGTGATCAGCGGTCGGGGCGAGTTCCTGGGCGGGGCGTTCGCCCCGGGTATCGAGATCTCGTTCGACGCCCTCGCGGCCCGGGCGGCCCAGCTGCGCAAGGTCGAGGCGACGAAGCCCCGGTCGGTGATCGGCAAGAACACCGTGGAGTGCCTCCAGTCCGGCCTCTACTTCGGCTTCGCCGGCCAGGTGGACCGGATCGTCGAGCGGATGACCGAGGAGTTGGGCGAGGTCAAGGCGGTGATCGCCACCGGCGGGCTGGCCTCGTTGGTGATCAACGAGTGCCGCACCATCACCCACCACGAACCGATGATCACCCTGATCGGTCTCCGGATGGTCTACGAGCGCAACGTCTGA
- a CDS encoding SAM-dependent methyltransferase, whose translation MGTGWRAATTTALYGPTGFFVAGTGPAAHFRTSVHASPVFGGALLRLVERVDAALGHPGRLDVVDVGAGRGELLTTLAQLAGRAADRGGPARRAAAPRDLSTDDHSTGDGGRVPALVDRLRLTAVEVAPRPAGLSPTVDWRDRVPDGITGLLLATEWLDNVPLDVVVATDDGWRTVLVDPAGVESVGGPVDPADADWLATWWPASPGGRAEIGRTRDVAWAAAVRAVDRGLALAVDYGHLRSGRPFDGTLTGYRAGRQVPPVPDGSCDLTAHVAVDAVGVAGSAVAGTPYTLLRQREALRALGADGGRPPLALAATDPAGYVRALAAASAVTELTDPAGLGGHWWLLQPVGIPAPPLAPAVSAPSPAP comes from the coding sequence ATGGGCACCGGTTGGCGGGCGGCTACGACCACGGCGCTCTACGGCCCCACCGGCTTCTTCGTGGCCGGCACCGGCCCGGCGGCGCACTTCCGGACCAGCGTGCACGCCTCCCCGGTGTTCGGCGGGGCGCTGCTGCGCCTGGTCGAGAGGGTCGACGCGGCGCTCGGCCATCCCGGCCGGCTGGACGTGGTCGACGTCGGCGCGGGCCGGGGCGAACTGCTCACCACCCTCGCCCAGCTCGCCGGCCGGGCAGCGGACCGCGGCGGACCCGCGCGTCGGGCAGCCGCCCCCCGGGACCTGTCGACGGACGACCACTCGACCGGAGATGGCGGTCGCGTGCCGGCGCTGGTCGACCGGCTCCGGCTGACGGCGGTCGAGGTGGCCCCCCGGCCCGCCGGGCTGTCGCCCACCGTCGACTGGCGGGACCGGGTACCGGACGGGATCACCGGACTGCTGCTGGCCACCGAGTGGCTGGACAACGTGCCGCTGGACGTCGTGGTGGCCACCGACGACGGCTGGCGTACGGTGCTGGTCGACCCGGCCGGCGTCGAGTCGGTCGGCGGGCCGGTGGACCCCGCCGACGCCGACTGGCTGGCGACCTGGTGGCCGGCGTCCCCCGGCGGGCGGGCCGAGATCGGGCGGACCCGGGACGTTGCCTGGGCGGCGGCCGTACGCGCCGTCGACCGGGGACTCGCCCTGGCCGTCGACTACGGTCACCTGCGCTCCGGGCGCCCGTTCGACGGGACGCTGACCGGTTACCGGGCCGGGCGGCAGGTGCCACCGGTGCCGGACGGGTCCTGCGACCTCACCGCACACGTCGCCGTGGACGCGGTCGGCGTCGCCGGCTCGGCGGTGGCCGGTACGCCGTACACGCTGCTCCGCCAGCGGGAGGCGCTGCGGGCACTCGGGGCCGACGGCGGCCGACCGCCGCTGGCCCTCGCCGCCACCGACCCGGCCGGGTACGTCCGCGCCCTCGCCGCCGCCTCCGCGGTCACCGAGCTGACCGACCCGGCCGGGCTGGGCGGACACTGGTGGCTGCTGCAACCGGTGGGCATCCCCGCGCCGCCGCTGGCACCCGCCGTCTCCGCCCCGTCGCCGGCCCCCTGA
- the nadC gene encoding carboxylating nicotinate-nucleotide diphosphorylase, translating into MREWTEQSLREAGLSPAEVRRVVESALREDLGAQFRDVTSLSTIPAEQVDTADLVARADGVVAGLAVAAAVFEMVGPVTGDHRTVEVSLVAVDGARVARGDVLATVTGPTRSLLTAERTALNLLCRMSGVATHTRAWADALAGTKAMVLDTRKTTPGLRSLEKYAVRAGGGTNKRMGLHDVAMIKDNHKFAAGGIAAAYRRVREAFPEVPVQVEVDTLAEAVEAVEAGADFLLLDNMTPATLTEVVAAVGDRAELEATGGLTLDVAAEYAATGVDYLSVGALTHSSPILDIALDLRAA; encoded by the coding sequence ATGAGGGAGTGGACGGAGCAGTCGCTGCGGGAGGCCGGGCTCAGCCCGGCGGAGGTCCGACGGGTCGTCGAGTCCGCCCTGCGTGAGGATCTCGGCGCCCAGTTCCGGGACGTCACGAGTCTTTCCACCATCCCGGCCGAGCAGGTCGACACGGCCGATCTGGTGGCCCGGGCGGACGGGGTGGTCGCCGGGCTGGCCGTCGCCGCGGCCGTGTTCGAGATGGTCGGCCCGGTGACCGGCGACCACCGTACGGTCGAGGTGTCCCTGGTGGCCGTCGACGGCGCGCGGGTGGCGCGCGGCGACGTGCTGGCCACGGTCACCGGCCCGACCCGCTCGCTGCTCACCGCCGAGCGGACGGCGCTCAACCTGCTCTGCCGGATGTCCGGGGTGGCCACCCACACCCGGGCCTGGGCGGACGCGCTGGCCGGCACGAAGGCGATGGTGCTGGACACCCGGAAGACCACCCCGGGGCTGCGGTCCCTGGAGAAGTACGCGGTGCGGGCCGGCGGTGGCACCAACAAGCGCATGGGCCTGCACGACGTCGCCATGATCAAGGACAACCACAAGTTCGCGGCCGGCGGGATAGCCGCCGCCTACCGTCGGGTCCGGGAGGCGTTCCCCGAGGTGCCGGTGCAGGTGGAGGTGGACACGCTGGCCGAGGCGGTGGAGGCGGTCGAGGCCGGCGCGGACTTCCTGCTGCTGGACAACATGACCCCGGCGACGCTGACCGAGGTGGTGGCCGCGGTGGGGGACCGGGCCGAACTGGAGGCGACCGGTGGCCTGACGCTGGACGTCGCCGCCGAGTACGCCGCCACCGGCGTCGACTATCTGTCGGTGGGCGCGTTGACGCACTCCTCGCCGATCCTGGACATCGCCCTGGACCTGCGGGCGGCGTGA
- a CDS encoding ABC transporter permease, producing the protein MSAIEQAVRWLNDPLNWTNPGGVLDRLGEHLTMSAAAVVLGCLVAWPIGFWLGHTARGGGVVVLVSNVTLAVPTLALLTILPLTFLGFGQPAVVVALAVFAVPPLLANAYTGIRQADPEARDAARGMGFSGWQVLRRVELPLAVPYLAAGFRTAAVQVVATAALASFVNGGGLGQIIRAGFGLDIAAGGGQIVAGGVLVAGLAILVELLLALVERLVTPRPLRRARRRAGGRAASAVAGG; encoded by the coding sequence ATGAGCGCGATCGAGCAGGCGGTGCGCTGGCTCAACGACCCGCTCAACTGGACCAACCCGGGCGGTGTCCTGGACCGCCTCGGGGAGCATCTGACCATGTCGGCGGCGGCGGTCGTCCTCGGCTGCCTGGTGGCCTGGCCGATCGGCTTCTGGCTCGGGCACACCGCCCGGGGTGGTGGTGTGGTGGTGCTCGTCTCCAACGTGACGCTCGCCGTGCCGACGCTCGCCCTGCTGACCATCCTGCCGCTGACCTTCCTCGGCTTCGGACAGCCGGCGGTGGTGGTCGCGTTGGCCGTCTTCGCCGTGCCGCCGCTGCTGGCGAACGCGTACACCGGGATCCGGCAGGCCGATCCGGAGGCCCGTGACGCGGCCCGGGGCATGGGCTTCTCCGGCTGGCAGGTGCTGCGCCGGGTGGAGTTGCCGCTGGCGGTGCCGTACCTCGCGGCCGGGTTCCGCACCGCCGCCGTCCAGGTGGTCGCCACCGCCGCCCTGGCCTCCTTCGTCAACGGCGGCGGGCTGGGCCAGATCATCCGGGCCGGCTTCGGGCTGGACATCGCGGCCGGTGGCGGGCAGATCGTCGCCGGCGGCGTGCTGGTGGCCGGACTGGCGATCCTGGTCGAGCTGCTCCTGGCCCTGGTCGAACGGCTGGTCACCCCGCGCCCGCTGCGCCGGGCCCGTCGCCGGGCCGGCGGCCGTGCGGCGAGCGCCGTGGCCGGGGGCTGA
- a CDS encoding L-aspartate oxidase, with product MELSTVALPSVPEMLAAPAPGWVETTDVIVVGSGIAGLTAALHLREAGLHVTVVTKVDIDEGSTRWAQGGIAAVLDPADTPDAHAYDTEVAGVGLCDPAAVRVLVKEGPPRLRELMRIGAEFDRNPDGSVMLTREGGHRADRIVHAGGDATGAEVQRALHAAVCRDPWIRLVEHALVLDLLRAPGDGPGGLGRACGITLHVLGEGSEDGVGALLARAVILATGGMGQIFAATTNPAVSTGDGVALALRAGAAVTDVEFVQFHPTALIVPEHARMPGAGHAQQPLVSEALRGEGAYLVDGDGKRFMVGQHELAELAPRDVVAKGIHRVLLATGADHVYLDARHLGGAHLARRFPTIVASCLAIGVDPATDLIPVAPAAHYASGGVRTDLRGQTSIPGLYACGEVACTGVHGANRLASNSLLEGLVFSRRIAEDIARGLPEQAQPAPTGAWRGGGGWVVPPEVTPVLQRAMTRGAGVLRSAGTLAATAETLTELGAGRGEPRTVSWEATNLVTVASTLVAAAYARRETRGCHWREDFPAADQTWRGHLVGSIAAGGRLAHRWEESG from the coding sequence ATGGAGCTGTCGACCGTCGCGCTGCCCAGCGTCCCCGAGATGCTGGCCGCGCCCGCGCCCGGCTGGGTCGAGACCACCGACGTGATCGTGGTCGGGTCCGGGATCGCCGGGCTGACCGCCGCGCTGCACCTGCGGGAGGCGGGGCTGCACGTCACGGTCGTCACCAAGGTGGACATCGACGAGGGCTCGACCCGCTGGGCGCAGGGTGGCATCGCCGCGGTGCTCGACCCGGCGGACACTCCGGACGCGCACGCGTACGACACCGAGGTCGCCGGGGTGGGGCTCTGCGACCCGGCGGCGGTGCGGGTGCTGGTCAAGGAGGGGCCACCCCGGCTGCGGGAGCTGATGCGGATCGGGGCGGAGTTCGACCGGAACCCGGACGGCTCGGTGATGCTGACCCGTGAGGGCGGGCACCGGGCCGACCGGATCGTGCACGCCGGCGGGGACGCCACCGGCGCGGAGGTGCAGCGGGCGCTGCACGCCGCGGTCTGCCGCGACCCGTGGATCCGCCTGGTGGAGCACGCCCTGGTGCTGGATCTGCTCCGGGCCCCGGGGGACGGCCCCGGCGGGCTCGGTCGGGCCTGCGGGATCACCCTGCACGTGCTGGGCGAGGGGAGCGAGGACGGCGTCGGTGCGCTCCTGGCCCGCGCGGTCATCCTGGCCACCGGCGGCATGGGGCAGATCTTCGCGGCGACCACCAACCCGGCCGTGTCGACCGGGGACGGTGTCGCGCTGGCCCTGCGGGCCGGGGCAGCCGTGACGGACGTGGAGTTCGTCCAGTTCCACCCGACCGCGTTGATCGTCCCGGAGCACGCCCGCATGCCCGGGGCCGGGCACGCCCAGCAGCCGCTGGTCTCCGAGGCGCTGCGTGGCGAGGGCGCGTACCTGGTCGACGGGGACGGCAAGCGGTTCATGGTGGGGCAGCACGAGCTGGCCGAGCTGGCTCCCCGTGACGTGGTGGCCAAGGGCATCCACCGGGTGCTGCTGGCGACCGGCGCGGACCACGTCTACCTCGACGCCCGGCACCTGGGCGGCGCGCACCTGGCCCGCCGCTTCCCGACCATCGTGGCCTCCTGCCTGGCCATCGGCGTGGACCCGGCGACCGACCTGATCCCGGTCGCCCCGGCGGCCCACTACGCGTCCGGCGGTGTCCGCACGGACCTGCGCGGCCAGACCTCCATCCCCGGCCTGTACGCCTGCGGCGAGGTGGCCTGCACCGGAGTCCACGGGGCCAACCGGTTGGCCAGCAACTCGCTGCTGGAGGGGCTGGTCTTCTCCCGACGGATCGCCGAGGACATCGCCCGCGGCCTGCCCGAGCAGGCGCAGCCCGCACCGACCGGCGCGTGGCGGGGCGGGGGCGGCTGGGTCGTGCCGCCGGAGGTGACGCCGGTGCTGCAACGGGCGATGACCCGGGGGGCGGGGGTGCTCCGCTCGGCGGGGACCCTGGCCGCGACGGCGGAAACGCTGACCGAACTCGGCGCGGGCCGGGGCGAGCCCCGCACCGTGAGCTGGGAGGCGACGAATCTGGTCACGGTGGCGTCGACGCTGGTCGCCGCCGCGTACGCCCGTCGGGAGACCCGGGGTTGCCACTGGCGGGAGGACTTCCCGGCGGCCGACCAGACGTGGCGCGGCCACCTGGTCGGCTCGATCGCCGCGGGCGGTCGGCTGGCCCACCGGTGGGAGGAGTCCGGGTGA
- the panC gene encoding pantoate--beta-alanine ligase, translating into MTTVVPTRAELAAARAALTGTVGVVMTMGALHSGHESLLRAAREQADHVLVTVFVNPLQFGPNEDFDRYPRTLDEDLEVCRRAGADLVFAPSVADMYPDGAPGVRLDPGRLGGELEGESRPGFFHGVLTVVLKLLQLTRADLAFFGEKDYQQLTLVRRMVRDLDVPVRVVGVPTVREPDGLALSSRNRYLSPAERVAARSLSAALHAGSLAASDGATATDVLVAANAVFGDRSDVDLDYLVLTDPDLEPGPVAGPARLLVAARVGTTRLIDNMAIRLAPR; encoded by the coding sequence GTGACCACGGTGGTGCCCACCCGCGCGGAACTGGCCGCGGCGCGGGCCGCCCTGACCGGCACGGTCGGGGTGGTGATGACCATGGGTGCGCTGCACTCCGGGCACGAGTCGCTGCTGCGGGCCGCCCGCGAGCAGGCCGATCACGTGCTGGTGACGGTCTTCGTCAACCCGTTGCAGTTCGGCCCGAACGAGGACTTCGACCGGTACCCGCGCACCCTCGACGAGGATCTCGAGGTGTGCCGGCGGGCCGGAGCGGACCTGGTCTTCGCCCCCTCGGTGGCGGACATGTACCCGGACGGGGCACCCGGGGTGCGTCTCGACCCGGGCCGGCTCGGCGGCGAGCTGGAGGGGGAGAGCCGTCCCGGCTTCTTCCACGGGGTGCTCACCGTGGTCCTGAAGCTGCTCCAGCTCACCCGGGCCGACCTCGCCTTCTTCGGCGAGAAGGACTACCAGCAGCTCACCCTGGTCCGGCGGATGGTCCGCGACCTCGACGTCCCGGTCCGGGTGGTCGGCGTGCCGACGGTCCGCGAGCCGGACGGGCTCGCCCTGTCCAGCCGTAACCGCTACCTTTCCCCGGCCGAGCGGGTCGCCGCGCGGAGCCTGTCGGCGGCGCTGCACGCGGGCTCGCTGGCCGCCTCCGACGGCGCGACCGCCACCGACGTGCTGGTCGCGGCCAACGCCGTCTTCGGCGACCGGTCGGACGTGGACCTGGACTACCTGGTCCTCACCGACCCGGATCTGGAACCGGGTCCGGTCGCCGGCCCGGCCCGGCTGCTGGTCGCGGCCCGGGTCGGCACGACGCGGCTCATCGACAACATGGCGATCCGGCTCGCCCCCCGATGA
- a CDS encoding Rossmann-like and DUF2520 domain-containing protein, which produces MSASLRPRPGAPTGAAPSGSVPVFPRHLTVGVIGAGRVGAVLGAALTAAGHRVVAAAGVSTASTARIARLLPDVPRRPVLAVARAATDLLLVAVPDDALTAVVTGLAESGVLRPGQVVAHTSGAHGLDALAPAAEVGARPLALHPAMTFTGTPDDLDRLPGVSYGVTAPPELRVLAARLVADLGGVPEWIAEPDRPLYHASLAHGANHLVTLVNEAADRLRDAGVEEPARVLAPLLRAALENALRLGDDALTGPVSRGDAGTVARHLDRLTATAPDSVDAYLALARRTADRAIAAGRLRPVDAESLLGVLGGMRREAVA; this is translated from the coding sequence ATGAGCGCATCCCTGCGCCCGCGCCCCGGCGCGCCCACCGGCGCTGCCCCGTCGGGCTCCGTTCCCGTCTTTCCCCGTCACCTCACCGTCGGCGTGATCGGTGCCGGTCGGGTCGGTGCCGTCCTGGGCGCGGCACTCACCGCCGCGGGTCACCGGGTGGTCGCCGCCGCCGGTGTCTCCACCGCCTCCACCGCCCGGATCGCCCGGCTGCTGCCCGACGTCCCGCGCCGCCCGGTGCTGGCGGTCGCCCGGGCCGCCACCGACCTGCTGCTCGTCGCGGTCCCGGACGACGCGCTCACCGCCGTGGTGACCGGCCTCGCCGAGAGCGGCGTCCTCCGCCCCGGGCAGGTGGTCGCGCACACCTCCGGCGCGCACGGGCTGGACGCGCTCGCCCCGGCGGCCGAGGTGGGTGCCCGGCCGCTGGCGCTGCACCCCGCGATGACCTTCACCGGTACGCCCGACGACCTCGACCGCCTGCCCGGCGTCTCGTACGGGGTGACCGCGCCGCCGGAGCTGCGGGTGCTCGCTGCCCGGCTGGTCGCCGACCTCGGTGGCGTGCCGGAGTGGATCGCCGAGCCCGACCGGCCGCTCTACCACGCCTCCCTGGCCCACGGCGCGAACCATCTGGTCACCCTGGTCAACGAGGCGGCCGACCGGCTGCGTGACGCCGGGGTGGAGGAGCCGGCACGGGTGCTGGCCCCGCTGCTGCGGGCCGCCCTGGAGAACGCCCTGCGACTCGGGGACGACGCGTTGACCGGCCCGGTGTCGCGCGGTGACGCGGGCACCGTCGCGCGGCATCTCGACCGGTTGACGGCGACCGCCCCGGACTCGGTGGACGCGTACCTGGCCCTGGCCCGGCGCACCGCCGACCGGGCGATCGCCGCCGGGCGGCTCCGCCCGGTCGACGCGGAGTCGCTGCTCGGGGTGCTGGGCGGCATGCGACGGGAGGCGGTGGCGTGA
- the panD gene encoding aspartate 1-decarboxylase, whose protein sequence is MYRTMLKSKIHRATVTQADLHYVGSVTVDQDLLDAADLLPGEQVAIVDITNGARLETYVIPGERGSGVIGINGAAAHLVHPGDLVILISYGQMDDAEARTYQPRVVHVDADNRIIELGADPAGVAPGMVGDPVRGDLVAVR, encoded by the coding sequence ATGTACCGCACCATGCTGAAGTCGAAGATCCACCGGGCCACGGTGACCCAGGCCGATCTCCACTACGTCGGCTCGGTGACCGTGGACCAGGACCTCCTCGATGCCGCCGACCTGCTTCCCGGCGAGCAGGTGGCGATCGTGGACATCACCAACGGCGCGCGGCTGGAGACCTACGTCATCCCCGGCGAGCGGGGCAGCGGCGTGATCGGCATCAACGGGGCCGCCGCGCACCTGGTGCACCCGGGTGACCTGGTCATCCTCATCTCGTACGGGCAGATGGACGACGCCGAGGCGCGGACGTACCAGCCCCGGGTGGTGCACGTCGACGCCGACAACCGGATCATCGAGCTGGGTGCCGACCCGGCCGGGGTGGCCCCGGGGATGGTCGGCGACCCGGTGCGCGGGGACCTGGTGGCGGTCCGCTGA
- a CDS encoding NADH-quinone oxidoreductase subunit D: MSGMTTDAGSLRELTVGTGTGLDTADMVLNIGPQHPSTHGVLRLKLVLDGERVVACEPIVGYMHRGAEKLFEVRDYRQIIVLANRHDWLSAFANELGVVLAVERLMGLEVPERAVWLRTALAELNRVLNHLMFLGSYPLEIGAITPMFYAFRERETLQTVLEEVSGGRIHYMFNRVGGLKEEVPAGWTSRARAAIDEVRRRLPDLDHLIRRNEIFLARTVGVGVLSAADAAAFGASGPVARASGLDLDLRRDEPYLAYGELDVPVVTRTAGDCHARFEVLLDQVYVSLDLAQQCLDRVDRLTGPVNTRLPKVVKAPEGHTYAWTENPLGINGYYLVSRGEKTPWRLKLRTASYANVQALATLLPGCLVPDLVAILGSMFFVVGDIDK; encoded by the coding sequence ATGTCCGGCATGACCACCGACGCCGGGAGCCTGCGTGAGTTGACCGTCGGCACCGGGACCGGTCTGGACACCGCCGACATGGTGCTCAACATCGGCCCGCAGCACCCGTCCACCCACGGGGTGCTCCGGTTGAAGCTGGTGCTCGACGGCGAACGGGTGGTGGCCTGCGAGCCGATCGTCGGTTACATGCACCGGGGGGCCGAGAAGCTCTTCGAGGTCCGCGACTACCGGCAGATCATCGTGCTGGCGAACCGGCACGACTGGCTGTCGGCCTTCGCCAACGAGCTGGGCGTGGTGCTCGCCGTCGAACGACTGATGGGGCTGGAGGTGCCGGAGCGGGCCGTCTGGCTGCGTACCGCGCTCGCCGAGTTGAACCGGGTGCTCAACCACCTGATGTTCCTGGGCTCGTACCCGCTGGAGATCGGCGCGATCACCCCGATGTTCTACGCCTTCCGGGAACGGGAGACGCTCCAGACGGTGCTGGAGGAGGTCTCCGGCGGCCGGATCCACTACATGTTCAACCGGGTGGGCGGGCTCAAGGAGGAGGTGCCGGCGGGCTGGACCAGCCGCGCCCGGGCCGCCATCGACGAGGTACGCCGCCGCCTGCCCGACCTGGACCACCTGATCCGGCGCAACGAGATCTTCCTGGCCCGTACCGTCGGGGTCGGGGTGCTCTCCGCCGCCGACGCCGCCGCGTTCGGCGCGTCCGGACCGGTGGCCCGCGCCTCCGGGCTCGACCTCGACCTGCGCCGGGACGAGCCCTACCTGGCCTACGGCGAGCTGGACGTGCCGGTGGTCACCCGTACCGCCGGGGACTGCCATGCCCGCTTCGAGGTGCTGCTCGACCAGGTGTACGTCTCACTCGACCTCGCCCAGCAGTGCCTGGACCGGGTGGACCGGCTCACCGGGCCGGTCAACACCCGGCTGCCGAAGGTCGTCAAGGCCCCCGAGGGGCACACCTACGCCTGGACCGAGAACCCGCTCGGCATCAACGGCTACTACCTGGTCTCGCGGGGCGAGAAGACGCCGTGGCGGTTGAAGCTGCGCACCGCGTCGTACGCCAACGTGCAGGCGCTGGCCACCCTGCTCCCCGGCTGCCTGGTCCCCGACCTGGTGGCGATCCTCGGCTCGATGTTCTTCGTGGTCGGCGACATCGACAAGTAG